The Streptomyces sp. DG1A-41 genomic sequence CGGCCCGTCGGTGTCGCTGTCCGGGATGCAGTGGAACACCGAGTTGAAGAGCACGCACACCGGCTCGGAGAAGTCGATCAGCCGCTTGGTGTCGGGGTGGTCGAAGATCAGGTCGGTCTCGCGCATGTCCGCGTGGATGACGCTCGTGCGCTCGTCCTGCTCCAGCAGCGCACGGCCGTGGACCAGCACCATCGGGTCGTTGTCCACGTACACCACGTGGGTCGAGGGGGCGACGCGCTGGGCGACCTGGTGCACGTTGTCCTGCGTCGGCAGGCCTGATCCGTGGTCGAGGTACTGCCGGATGCCGTAGTCCTCGGAGAGGGTCCGCACGACCCGCTGGAGGAAGCGCCGGTTGTTCAGTGCCAGACGGCGCGTGCTGGGCACGACCTTGTCGAGTTCCTCGCACGCGGCACGGTCGGCCGCGTAGTTGTCCTTGCCGCCCAGGTAGTAGTCGTACATGCGCGCTGCCGTCGGCACGTTCGCGTCGATCTCGGTGGACAACTGTTTCCCGGAGTGCATCGTTCCCCCTGCGTGGTGCCGCGCCAACGGACTGGCTGGACAGGAAGTACATCCTAGGGAGCGGGAGTTGGCCGCTGCCAGCCCAGTGGCGAAGGTGCCCACGACCGAACGACCGGATGATCGTCTCTCGCGACGCAGTGTGCGCACTGTGCCCCTCTGGTTTACTCGGCGTCACCGGAGGCTTCGGTGTCACGGTGGGGTGCTCGCCAGGGGACGTTCTCCTGTGGGAGGTGGGACCGTGGACCCCTCGGACCGACCGGATCGCGGATCCTTGGGGTGCGCGTCCCCCGTACGACCCCGGCACGCTGGCCGTCCCGGACGGACACGCATCTGCGGGCCGGGACCGCCGAGCAGGACGTGGAGCGGTGGGTGCAGTCAGCCTCGCTGCTGCACTCCAACGGTGACGCGATGGACATCGCGGTGCGCGAGGGCCGCATCGTGGGCGTGCGGGGCCGGGCCGCGGGCCGGGTGAACCGCAAACGCCCGGGCCCCAAGGACCTCTACGGCTGGCAGGCCAACTCACCAGGCCCCTGGTCCGTCAGCACGGTCGGCTGGTGGAGTCCGCTGACCAAGATCCTGGCACCGCAGCTGCTGACCAGAGTCTGACCCGGGCCGTCACCGCCGCCGCGCGGCGATCATCGACCGGTACCAGTGGTAGCTGTCCTTCGGCGTCCGTTGCTGCGTGGCGTAGTCGACGCGGACGATCCCGAAGCGCTTGTCGTAGCCGAAGGCCCACTCGAAGTTGTCGAGGAGGGACCACACGTAGTAGCCCCGCACGTCCACGCCGACGTCCATCGCGGCCCGCAGCGCGGTGAGATGGTCGCGCAGATAGGCGACCCGGTCACTGTCGTGGATGGCCCCGTCGGGGCTCACCTCGTCGTCCTCCGCCGAGCCGTTCTCGGTGATGTGGAGGGGCGGCAGGGCATCGCCGTACCGCTCCTTGAGTCCCACGAGCAGATCGGTGAAGGTGTGGGGCGCCACGGCCCAGTCCATGGCGGTGCGACGCGCGCCGGGCATGGGTACCTCCGCGTACCGGTTGTCGGTTGCCACCCGCTGCGCCGGGTCGCTCTCTCGGTAGGGGGCGTCGGTGACGACGATCGGCCGGTAGTAGTTGATCCCGAGGAAGTCCAGTGGCTGGGAGATCAGCTCCAGGTCGCCGTCCCGCCGGAAGTCCTGGCCGGTGAGCAGCTCGCCCCAGGTGTCCTCCTCGGTGGCCGGGTAGCGGCCCGCCAGGATCGGCTCGGTCCACACCAGGTTGTGCTGCGTGTCGGCACGGGTGACGGCCGCCCGGTCGGCGGGGGAGTCGGTGGCGGGCAGATTGCGGTCGAGGTTGAGGGTGACGCCCACCTCGCGTACCCCGGCCGTCCGCAAGGCCCGTACGGCCAGGCCATGCCCGACCAGCAGGTGATGGGCGGCGGCCAGCGCTCCCCGGCCCTCGCGGGCGCCCGGGGCGTGCCGGCCGACGGAGTAGCCGAGGAAGGCGCTGCACCACGGCTCGTTGAGGGTGATCCAGCGCGGCACCCGGTCGCCCAGGTGCCCGGCGACGACGGCCGCGTACTCGGCGAACCGCTCGGCTGTCTCCCGCACCCGCCACCCGCCACCGTCCTCCAGGGCCTGCGGCAGATCCCAGTGGTAGAGCGTGGCGGCGGGCTCGATGCCGACCGCCAGCAGTTCGTCGACGAGCCGGGAGTAGAAGTCCAGCCCCTTGGGGTTCACCGGGCCGGATCCCTCGGGAACGATGCGTGGCCAGGCGATCGAGAACCGGTAGGAGTCCACGCCCAGTTCCCGCAGCAGTGCCACATCCTGCGGATAGCGGTGGTAGTGGTCGCAGGCGACGTCACCGGTGTCGCCGTTCGCCACCAGGCCGGGGGTGTGGCTGTAGGTGTCCCAGATGGACGGCCCGCGTCCGTCCTCCTGCACTGCCCCCTCGATCTGGTACGAGGCGGTCGCGGCCCCGAACACGAAGCCGGGCGGAAAGCTCGGGAAGTCAGTCATGTTCTCAAAGATGCCCGTCCCGGCTCCTCGAACCAGCAGAAACCATCGGGATCGGCGGCGGGCAGCAGATGCACCGTGCCGCAACGCCAGGGCCGCCGCACGAGTGCGGCCCGGCTGACAGCCGCTCGAAGGACGCGGCCGTCTTCCGGTCGAGCCCGGACGAGGGCCTCGGCATCCAGTACGGGGAAAGCAGTGTCGGCGTCCCTATCGAAAACCGAACCCGCTATTCTGGAAATACGAGCATTCATCTGTGATCGAGGGCGTGTCCGCAACCGCTATTCTCACGGCTCGGCCGCTTTCCCAGGAGAAACCCATGGGCGACTATTACGACCTCGGCACGCACCGCCGTCCCGTCACCACCTCCTCCACCGAGGCCCAACTCTGGTTCGACCGCGGCCTGGTGTGGACGTACGCCTTCCATCACGAGGAG encodes the following:
- a CDS encoding GH1 family beta-glucosidase, producing the protein MTDFPSFPPGFVFGAATASYQIEGAVQEDGRGPSIWDTYSHTPGLVANGDTGDVACDHYHRYPQDVALLRELGVDSYRFSIAWPRIVPEGSGPVNPKGLDFYSRLVDELLAVGIEPAATLYHWDLPQALEDGGGWRVRETAERFAEYAAVVAGHLGDRVPRWITLNEPWCSAFLGYSVGRHAPGAREGRGALAAAHHLLVGHGLAVRALRTAGVREVGVTLNLDRNLPATDSPADRAAVTRADTQHNLVWTEPILAGRYPATEEDTWGELLTGQDFRRDGDLELISQPLDFLGINYYRPIVVTDAPYRESDPAQRVATDNRYAEVPMPGARRTAMDWAVAPHTFTDLLVGLKERYGDALPPLHITENGSAEDDEVSPDGAIHDSDRVAYLRDHLTALRAAMDVGVDVRGYYVWSLLDNFEWAFGYDKRFGIVRVDYATQQRTPKDSYHWYRSMIAARRR
- a CDS encoding SAM-dependent methyltransferase, producing MHSGKQLSTEIDANVPTAARMYDYYLGGKDNYAADRAACEELDKVVPSTRRLALNNRRFLQRVVRTLSEDYGIRQYLDHGSGLPTQDNVHQVAQRVAPSTHVVYVDNDPMVLVHGRALLEQDERTSVIHADMRETDLIFDHPDTKRLIDFSEPVCVLFNSVFHCIPDSDTDGPLAVARRVRERLAPGSFMVMCQLVSEDPEVRDFVTDFMDQATQGHWGRVREEKDVAAYFEGLEILEPGLVEVSTWRPDTEVAPRQLTHEWIEFGGVGRVPLEK